One genomic segment of Sminthopsis crassicaudata isolate SCR6 chromosome 2, ASM4859323v1, whole genome shotgun sequence includes these proteins:
- the FES gene encoding tyrosine-protein kinase Fes/Fps: MGFSSELCSPQGHGALQRLQEAELRLLEGMRKWMAQRVKSDREYAGLLHHMSVQEGGSQGRNLDHVSQISQSWAEITRQTENLSRLLRQHAEDLNSGPLSKLSILIRERQQLRKSFSEQWQQLQQDLTKTHNLDIEKLKSQYRVLARDSAHAKRKYQEASKDKDRDKAKDKYVRSLWKLYAHHNRYVLGIRAAQLHHQHHHQLLLPGLLQSLQDLHQEMALILREILQEYIEISSLVQDEVVTIHREIAAAAACINPYTEYEGFLQQYGSPPNTPPCVTFDDSLLEEGEQLEPGELQLNELTLESVQHALTSVNEEMTTATEVVMNRQQVVAQMQREIQREEESIHPRERVQLLGKRQALQEALQDFQMALCSQAKLKAQQELLQSKLEQLGPGEPPPVLVLQDDQHSTSSTEQEREGGRTPTLEILKNHISGIFRPKFSLPPPLQLIPDIQKPLQDQVWYHGAIPRTEVQELLVNSGDFLVRESQGKQEYVLSVMWDGQPRHFIIQSSDNLYRLEGDGFPSIPLLIDHLLRSQQPLTKKSGISLNKAIPKDKWALNHEDLVLGERIGRGNFGEVFSGRLRADNTLVAVKSCRETLPPDLKAKFLQEARILKQYSHPNIVRLIGVCTQKQPIYIVMELVQGGDFLTFLRTEGARLRVKLLLQMVGDAAAGMEYLESKHCIHRDLAARNCLVTEKNVLKISDFGMSREGADGIYAASGGLRQVPVKWTAPEALNYGRYSSESDVWSFGILLWETFSLGASPYSNLSNQQTRELVEKGGRLPCPDLCPDAVFRLMEQCWAYDPGQRPNFSAIHQELQAIRKRHR; encoded by the exons ATGGGCTTCTCCTCTGAATTATGTAGCCCTCAGGGGCATGGAGCACTGCAAAGGTTGCAGGAAGCTGAGCTACGACTCTTGGAGGGCATGAGGAAGTGGATGGCACAGAGAGTAAAAAGTGACCGGGAGTATGCCGGGCTGCTACACCACATGTCTGTGCAGGAAGGGGGCAGCCAGGGCCGAAACCTTGACCATGTCAGCCAGATCAGTCAG TCCTGGGCAGAAATAACTCGTCAGACTGAAAACCTAAGCCGGCTTCTTAGACAGCATgcggaagatctgaattcaggccCCCTGAGCAAGCTGAGCATCCTGATCCGGGAACGGCAGCAACTTCGGAAAAGCTTCAGTGAACAATGGCAGCAGCTCCAACAAGATCTCACTAAG ACACACAACCTAGATATTGAAAAGCTGAAAAGTCAGTATCGGGTGCTGGCACGTGACAGCGCTCACGCCAAACGCAAATACCAGGAAGCAAGCAAAG ATAAAGACCGCGACAAGGCTAAGGATAAATATGTTCGGAGCCTCTGGAAGCTTTACGCTCATCACAATCGCTATGTGCTGGGCATCCGGGCTGCGCAGctacaccatcagcaccaccacCAGCTATTGCTGCCTGGCCTGCTACAGTCCCTGCAGGACCTGCATCAGGAGATGGCCCTAATCCT GAGAGAGATTCTACAGGAGTACATTGAGATCAGCAGCCTAGTACAAGATGAAGTGGTGACCATCCATCGGGAGATTGCAGCTGCTGCAGCCTGCATTAATCCCTACACTGAGTATGAAGGCTTTCTTCAGCAATATGG ATCACCACCGAACACCCCTCCCTGTGTGACCTTTGATGACAGTCTGTTGGAGGAAGGTGAACAGCTGGAGCCTGGAGAGCTGCAGTTGAATGAACTGACGCTAGAAAGTGTACAGCACGC CCTAACTTCAGTGAATGAGGAGATGACCACGGCCACAGAAGTGGTGATGAACAGGCAGCAGGTGGTCGCCCAGATGCAGAGGGAGattcagagggaagaagaaagtatTCACCCAAGAGAGAG AGTACAGCTCCTTGGGAAGCGCCAAGCTCTACAGGAGGCACTCCAGGATTTCCAGATGGCCTTGTGCAGCCAAGCAAAACTGAAAGCTCAGCAGGAGCTGCTTCAGAGCAAGTTGGAGCAGCTGGGCCCCGGGGAGCCGCCCCCTGTCCTCGTGCTCCAGGATGACCAGCACTCCACCTCCTCCACA GAACAGGAGCGTGAGGGTGGAAGGACACCCACCTTGGAAATTCTGAAGAACCATATCTCAGGAATCTTCCGTCCTAAGTTCTCA CTCCCTCCACCATTACAGCTCATCCCAGATATACAGAAGCCTCTACAAGACCAGGTGTGGTATCATGGTGCCATCCCACGGACAGAAGTGCAAGAGTTATTAGTGAATTCTGGGGATTTTCTTGTGCGAGAAAGCCAGGGAAAACAAGAATATGTGCTCTCCGTGATGTGGGATGGACAGCCTCGGCATTTCATCATCCAGTCTTCAGAT AACCTCTACCGGCTAGAAGGGGATGGATTCCCCAGCATCCCCTTGCTCATTGACCACTTACTCCGTTCCCAGCAGCCCCTCACCAAAAAAAGTGGTATCAGTCTCAACAAGGCAATCCCCAAG GACAAGTGGGCCCTGAACCATGAAGACCTGGTATTGGGTGAAAGAATTGGACGG GGGAACTTTGGAGAAGTGTTTAGCGGCCGTCTACGAGCTGACAACACTCTGGTGGCAGTAAAATCCTGTCGAGAAACTCTCCCTCCTGATCTCAAGGCCAAGTTTCTGCAGGAAGCAAG AATCTTGAAGCAGTACAGCCACCCCAACATTGTGCGACTCATTGGTGTCTGTACCCAAAAACAGCCTATCTACATCGTCATGGAGCTGGTGCAAG gTGGGGACTTCCTGACCTTTCTTCGGACAGAGGGTGCCCGGCTTCGGGTTAAACTGTTGCTGCAGATGGTGGGAGACGCAGCTGCTGGCATGGAATACTTGGAGAGCAAGCATTGTATCCACCG GGACTTGGCTGCTCGAAATTGCTTGGTAACAGAGAAGAATGTGCTGAAGATCAGTGATTTCGGAATGTCTAGAGAGGGGGCAGATGGAATCTATGCAGCCTCGGGGGGTCTCAGACAGGTCCCTGTCAAATGGACGGCACCTGAAGCTCTAAACTACG GGCGCTACTCCTCTGAGAGTGATGTATGGAGCTTCGGAATCTTGCTGTGGGAGACCTTCAGTCTGGGAGCATCTCCCTACTCCAACCTCAGCAACCAGCAAACTCGGGAGCTTGTAGAAAAAG GTGGGCGCCTGCCCTGCCCAGACCTGTGCCCAGATGCTGTGTTCCGGTTGATGGAGCAGTGCTGGGCCTATGATCCAGGCCAGCGACCCAACTTCAGTGCCATCCACCAGGAACTACAGGCGATCCGGAAACGACATAGGTGA